One Ostrea edulis chromosome 2, xbOstEdul1.1, whole genome shotgun sequence genomic region harbors:
- the LOC130051421 gene encoding sodium/myo-inositol cotransporter 2-like has protein sequence MAMPAAAPDPASPMKCSVPMLLEYIEAPIGLDIQRKSDNESYLVAVSSCVLYFIWHQVSIFSGALFIQLSLGWNNYVAIASLLLVTGIYTVLGGLTAVIYTDAFQTIVLTLGSFAVVGISFNKIGGYGEFQKKNMESIPSIRNENTTCGLPRSDAFHIFRDPVNSDNPWPGLLLQSSIGCLWYWCCDQVIIQRSLAARNLSHAKGGALLAGYLKMLPLVMMIFPGMISRALFPDEVGCADPEECKKYCDNPVGCSNIAYPKLVMELLPYGVRGLLMAVMLSANMSSLTSIFNSSSTIFTMDLWRPMRPRARDRELLIVGRIFIVILCVVSILWIPLVRSSQGGQLFAYINAVQSYLGTPIGALFFLAVAWKRMTEQGAFWGMLIGHMSGIIRLGLDLAYPAPQCGEEDERPSVLANLHYTYFGALVVIITSVASIVISLLTKPQTEEEMKNLTWQTRITVHISNEESEDEMVKVNPDTNFKVSSEKTIASEENLASVVGKSKNHRSLWKHWVNEICGLASEENKEEMVFDDARAKIFLTENSKWRTILAVNFVIGISITGILYGLFH, from the exons ATGGCGATGCCCGCGGCCGCTCCGGATCCAGCCAGTCCTATGAAATGTTCTGTGCCAATGTTACTGGAATATATAGAGGCTCCGATCGGTTTGGACATTCAACGGAAATCAGACA ATGAGTCCTACTTAGTCGCTGTCAGTTCATGTGTACTTTATTTTATATGGCATCAGGTCAGCATTTTCTCCGGAGCGTTATTCATACAGCTTTCTCTGGGCTGGAATAACTATGTCGCGATAGCCTCTCTCTTGCTGGTCACGGGGATATACACCGTTCTGG GTGGTCTGACAGCTGTTATCTATACAGATGCTTTTCAAACCATTGTCTTGACTTTAGGATCGTTTGCTGTAGTTGGAATAA GTTTTAATAAAATTGGTGGTTATGGagaatttcaaaagaaaaacatGGAATCCATACCTTCAATCCGAAATGAGAACACTACATGCGGACTGCCACGAAGTGATGCATTCCACATTTTTCGTGACCCTGTGAACTCTGACAACCCATGGCCTGGTTTGCTTCTTCAGTCCAGCATTGGTTGTTTGTGGTACTGGTGCTGCGATCAG GTTATTATCCAGCGTTCCCTGGCTGCCAGGAATCTGTCTCATGCCAAAGGTGGAGCTCTACTTGCGGGGTACCTTAAGATGCTCCCACTGGTGATGATGATTTTCCCAGGGATGATTAGCAGAGCTCT CTTTCCAGATGAAGTAGGGTGCGCGGATCCTGAGGAGTGCAAGAAGTACTGTGATAACCCTGTTGGCTGTTCTAACATTGCCTATCCTAAACTTGTCATGGAACTTTTGCCATATG GTGTCCGCGGATTGCTGATGGCCGTGATGCTGTCAGCCAATATGAGTTCCCTAACTTCCATCTTTAATAGCTCGAGTACTATCTTCACTATGGACCTTTGGAGACCCATGCGCCCTAGAGCAAGAGATAGAGAATTGTTGATCGTAGGCAG AATCTTTATTGTGATCCTTTGTGTGGTCAGTATTCTATGGATACCGTTGGTAAGATCATCACAAGGAGGGCAACTCTTTGCCTACATCAATGCAGTTCAGAGCTATCTGGGAACACCAATTGGAGCGCTGTTTTTTCTCGCTGTCGCTTGGAAACGTATGACGGAACAA GGAGCTTTCTGGGGAATGCTGATTGGTCACATGAGCGGGATAATAAGGTTGGGACTCGATTTGGCATATCCTGCGCCCCAATGTGGAGAGGAGGATGAACGCCCCTCTGTTCTCGCGAATCTCCACTACACGTACTTTGGTGCTCTAGTCGTTATAATCACCTCCGTCGCTAGCATCGTCATCAGCCTACTTACCAAACCACAGACAGAAGAAGAG ATGAAGAATCTGActtggcaaacacggatcacTGTACACATTAGCAATGAGGAGAGCGAAGACGAAATGGTCAAAGTTAATCCTGACACTAATTTTAAGGTGTCTTCAGAAAAAACTATCG CGTCTGAAGAAAATCTTGCTTCCGTGGTAGGGAAGTCCAAGAACCACCGTTCTCTTTGGAAACATTGGGTGAATGAAATATGTGGTTTGGCATCAGAGGAAAACAAAGAAGAGATGGTGTTTGACGATGCGCGAGCGAAGATATTTTTAACtgaaaattcaaaatggcgGACTATATTGGCTGTCAATTTTGTAATAGGAATTAGCATTACAGGAATTTTATATGGCCTTTTCCATTAA